CGAGGCATAGACGCCTCGAACAAATCCTGAGCAATCCGGAGTATAGTTCCGTCCACCCACCTGAATACGGGACTGTCCGACGAATCTCACCGCGGTCTTCGCCAGCGCCGTCTGCCGTGGAACGCCTTTCTCCATGGCACAACAATGAGCTCCGCGTGTGCCCATCGTAAGAATCACACTCCTCTCATCATGTAGCGGCTGACGCCCGGTCGCAGCACACCCGCCGAGCGTGCCTGCAACCAGCAAGGCCACGAGAGCGAGCCTGAAGGAGTGCCTGTCGTCGACTGACCTCATGATGCTTCAGTATACCGACCAGCGGCTGTAAGACAATATCTGCGTGCGGTTCAGCTACCCTCCCGCGCTCCCCACCGGTCCACCCGGTTCGGTCATACGCCAGGGATCGAGGAGTTGCGCGAGCCGTTTATCCGGCAAGACCTTTTGGTCTTTCGCCACCTGCCTGACGGTCTTGCCTGACTTGTAGGCGTCCTTCGCCAGTTTTGCCGCGGCTTCGTAGCCGATCTCCGGCGCCAAGGCCGTACACATCGCCAAGCTTTCTTCGATGAGACTCTTGCATCGCTCTTCGTTCGCCTTGATCCCTTCAATACACTTGACCGAGAAGTTGTGGGAAGCTGTGGCCAAAAGCTCAATGGACTGAAGAAGATTGTAGGCCATCACCGGCATCATGACGATCAGTTCAAAATTCGCCGCCTGCCCACCGACGGTCACCGTCACATCGTTCCCGATCACTTGCGCACAGACCATCGTGACGGACTCGGCGATCACCGGATTGACCTTCCCCGGCATGATCGAAGAACCAGGCTGCGTCTCGGGTAAATTGATTTCGCCGAGTCCGCACCGCGGCCCGGATCCGAGCCATCGAATATCATTGGCAATCTTCATGAGACTCACGGCCAGGGTACGCAGACACCCGCTCGCCTCGACAAGGGAATCCTGTGCCGATTGAGCCTCGAAATGATTCTTGGCTTCCTTAAATAAGCAGCCGGTTTCTTTGGAAATGATGGCCATGACTTTCTTGGAAAATTGCGGATGGCAATTCAGCCCCGTGCCGACCGCGGTCCCGCCCAATGCCACCTCGCTCAAGGCTACCTGAGCTTGTTTGACCCGCTGAATACCGAGCTCGATCTGACGGGCATAGCCGCCGAATTCCTGCCCAAGGCGGACCGGCGTAGCATCTTGTAGGTGCGTACGCCCAATTTTTACAATCTGGTCAAACTCCTTCGCCTTGCGCTTCAACGCCTTATTCAATCGGGTCAGCGCCGGCAGCAGCTGTTGCTGCAGCATTTCCGACGCAGCGATGTGAATGGCCGTGGGAATCACATCGTTGCTCGATTGGCCAAGATTCACATGGTCGTTGGGATGCACCAGCTTGCTGCCACGCGCGCCACCCAGCAACTCCGTCGCGCGGTTCGAGATCA
This sequence is a window from Nitrospirota bacterium. Protein-coding genes within it:
- a CDS encoding class II fumarate hydratase, which codes for ISNRATELLGGARGSKLVHPNDHVNLGQSSNDVIPTAIHIAASEMLQQQLLPALTRLNKALKRKAKEFDQIVKIGRTHLQDATPVRLGQEFGGYARQIELGIQRVKQAQVALSEVALGGTAVGTGLNCHPQFSKKVMAIISKETGCLFKEAKNHFEAQSAQDSLVEASGCLRTLAVSLMKIANDIRWLGSGPRCGLGEINLPETQPGSSIMPGKVNPVIAESVTMVCAQVIGNDVTVTVGGQAANFELIVMMPVMAYNLLQSIELLATASHNFSVKCIEGIKANEERCKSLIEESLAMCTALAPEIGYEAAAKLAKDAYKSGKTVRQVAKDQKVLPDKRLAQLLDPWRMTEPGGPVGSAGG